From the Fulvia fulva chromosome 2, complete sequence genome, one window contains:
- a CDS encoding Phosphatidylinositol 3-phosphate-binding protein 2, which produces MMATATLANPMNNSNYYVNPPAGPSPPEAYQYGNKGYASASGTPPSSNISPTSNHSALNVRQLRQPRQPLYTPAALRPPKDAGTRPTDIPGRPRAPDTPPASNESSFDSAKAESPAVIEFAAGMPFGAHTEQDVNSMRRGLSRAASEDYNEAELGEVTGPPTTAHWKPDESAPSCYVCNESFTWYFRRHHCRRCGNLVCDYHIKNSVPLDQNARYHPQGLDSKACKPCFDGWRVIRKLHHSRTNSIAESSSSGGTAMPIPNLRHRRDDVRIGSMARSEGGMVWSTF; this is translated from the coding sequence ATGATGGCAACCGCTACTCTTGCGAATCCTATGAACAACTCAAACTACTACGTGAACCCGCCCGCGGGCCCCTCGCCGCCTGAGGCCTACCAGTATGGCAACAAAGGCTATGCTTCGGCCTCGGGTACCCCACCGTCGAGCAATATCTCGCCAACGAGCAACCACTCCGCCTTGAACGTGCGACAACTGCGACAGCCACGGCAACCACTCTACACTCCAGCCGCTCTTCGGCCTCCGAAGGATGCAGGCACGCGACCGACGGACATCCCTGGTCGACCTCGTGCACCAGACACACCGCCAGCCAGCAACGAAAGCAGTTTCGACAGCGCAAAAGCAGAGTCGCCTGCAGTGATTGAGTTCGCTGCTGGCATGCCATTCGGTGCACACACGGAGCAGGATGTCAACAGCATGCGAAGAGGCCTGAGCCGAGCCGCGAGCGAGGACTACAACGAGGCCGAGCTGGGAGAAGTCACTGGACCGCCAACAACAGCCCACTGGAAGCCCGACGAATCTGCGCCGTCATGCTATGTATGCAACGAGTCGTTCACCTGGTACTTTCGTCGACACCACTGTCGACGCTGTGGAAACCTTGTATGCGACTACCACATCAAGAACAGCGTCCCATTGGATCAGAATGCGCGCTACCACCCACAAGGCCTTGACAGCAAAGCCTGCAAGCCATGTTTTGACGGCTGGAGGGTGATTAGGAAGCTTCACCACTCCCGTACCAACAGCATCGCCGAGTCCAGCAGCTCCGGCGGCACCGCCATGCCCATTCCTAACCTTCGCCACCGACGTGACGATGTCCGTATCGGCAGCATGGCCCGCTCAGAGGGTGGCATGGTCTGGAGCACATTCTAA